The following proteins are co-located in the Polystyrenella longa genome:
- a CDS encoding YiiX/YebB-like N1pC/P60 family cysteine hydrolase, giving the protein MNPIIKTLFVCLSLVLYGHSLIAAEAKPAKPVPAGIESDNIEADCSCVGVGTEENSPDYIEIFSTPEEAVTSIAPELQTGSLIFTKGDCLAVRMYTRSNYTHVAAVVKEPTGEYVYDSMNPMGVRRLSLSEYLSTQLPDELHLLHPQAKLTSNQEKAFTDALEAKIGTPYSVRHHLTGNRAEGVHCAEYVIDALNECDLMRAENPPRVSPASLLRGSIGAGLYQPVRSFAIQPPLAPVEVANSWCEQLWVDTCDCTSYSWIRFRKLVFCH; this is encoded by the coding sequence ATGAACCCGATAATCAAAACCTTGTTCGTCTGCCTGAGCCTCGTTCTCTACGGTCATAGCCTGATCGCTGCAGAGGCGAAACCAGCTAAACCAGTACCGGCAGGGATCGAATCGGATAATATAGAGGCGGATTGCAGTTGCGTTGGCGTTGGTACCGAGGAAAACAGCCCGGACTATATCGAAATTTTCTCGACACCTGAGGAAGCCGTGACATCCATCGCCCCCGAGTTGCAAACAGGTTCACTGATTTTCACAAAAGGGGATTGTTTGGCCGTTAGGATGTACACACGCAGCAATTACACCCACGTAGCAGCAGTCGTCAAAGAACCCACTGGCGAGTATGTTTACGATTCCATGAATCCGATGGGAGTACGGCGACTCTCCCTTTCCGAGTATTTATCAACCCAATTACCAGACGAACTGCATCTTCTCCACCCGCAGGCAAAATTGACTTCCAATCAGGAAAAAGCATTTACAGACGCACTCGAAGCAAAAATAGGAACGCCTTACAGTGTCAGACATCACCTAACAGGTAATCGAGCAGAGGGAGTCCATTGCGCCGAATACGTGATTGATGCACTCAACGAATGCGATCTGATGCGTGCCGAAAATCCGCCGCGAGTCTCACCAGCCAGCTTACTTCGAGGAAGTATCGGAGCCGGCCTGTATCAGCCTGTGCGATCATTCGCTATCCAACCTCCCTTAGCACCTGTCGAAGTGGCAAACAGCTGGTGCGAGCAGTTGTGGGTCGATACTTGTGATTGCACGTCCTACAGTTGGATCCGCTTCCGAAAACTCGTCTTTTGCCATTGA
- a CDS encoding DUF1559 family PulG-like putative transporter: protein MRKYTRIMQPTTRRGFTLIELLVVMAIISILIALLLPAVQQAREAARRTQCRNNLKQYGIAIHSFHDLYQKLPYYDLAKAAGDGFFYTQTWAGTDLLPFMEAVNVYDTVDPVNDTNVHTDWWSCTTVIVGTPLAFAKCPSTSQDDTVNVTVWGPNGDNTESNGQYAPMTYAFSSGNLQSWCMDWSRDDRGNGYKPDWNSTPEVGPKSGYINIPDERILGPFMRSRAFSLVSIKDGTSNTICMGEAVGGGDWPLCHGRDCNDSTSYENPDTTVLGDFITADFGWAVGQPGDTDQSVNSIIASSGLASTFESFNRNPVIDNHMSVAASGATRTNGDNIRDCDNADHVVGNFRSPHPGGCFFLMCDGSVQWFGETMDTTPRQALGSVNGGETFNIGSIVD from the coding sequence ATGCGTAAATACACTCGCATTATGCAACCTACAACTCGTCGAGGTTTCACCTTGATCGAACTGCTGGTTGTCATGGCTATTATCTCAATTCTTATTGCACTGCTTCTTCCTGCTGTGCAACAGGCTCGTGAAGCTGCTCGTCGTACTCAGTGTCGTAACAACCTGAAACAGTACGGTATCGCAATTCACTCCTTCCACGACCTCTACCAGAAGCTGCCTTACTACGACCTTGCTAAAGCTGCGGGCGACGGTTTCTTCTACACTCAAACTTGGGCTGGAACTGACCTGCTTCCCTTCATGGAAGCTGTCAACGTCTACGATACAGTCGATCCAGTAAACGACACTAATGTTCACACTGACTGGTGGAGCTGTACTACCGTAATCGTTGGTACCCCTCTCGCTTTCGCTAAATGTCCCTCGACATCACAGGACGACACCGTCAATGTGACTGTTTGGGGTCCAAACGGCGATAACACTGAGTCCAATGGACAATACGCTCCCATGACCTATGCCTTCAGTTCAGGTAACTTGCAGTCATGGTGTATGGACTGGAGTCGTGATGACCGCGGCAATGGATATAAACCAGACTGGAACTCTACTCCTGAAGTTGGACCCAAATCTGGTTACATCAATATTCCTGATGAAAGAATCCTCGGACCATTCATGCGTTCTCGTGCATTCAGCTTGGTTTCTATCAAAGACGGTACCAGCAATACAATCTGTATGGGTGAAGCTGTTGGTGGTGGTGACTGGCCTCTTTGCCACGGTCGTGACTGTAACGACAGTACTTCCTACGAAAACCCAGACACCACTGTCCTTGGTGACTTCATCACTGCTGACTTTGGATGGGCGGTTGGACAGCCTGGTGACACTGACCAGTCAGTTAACTCCATCATCGCTTCCAGCGGTTTGGCCAGTACTTTCGAGAGTTTCAACCGTAACCCAGTTATCGACAACCACATGTCTGTAGCAGCTTCTGGTGCAACACGCACAAACGGTGACAACATTCGTGACTGCGATAATGCCGATCATGTTGTCGGTAACTTCCGTAGCCCACACCCAGGTGGATGTTTCTTCCTGATGTGTGACGGTTCAGTTCAGTGGTTCGGCGAAACGATGGATACTACTCCACGCCAAGCTCTTGGTTCTGTTAACGGTGGCGAAACCTTCAACATTGGTTCCATTGTTGACTAG
- a CDS encoding Rieske (2Fe-2S) protein encodes METSRIKLCSKDEIPAGGGREFTVADRIIAVFEQGGEYFALDGICPHAGGPLGAGQLTGTTVTCPWHGWQFDVTNGQHGLTPNICQETFPVSIEGVDLYIDLPPCA; translated from the coding sequence GTGGAAACTAGTCGAATTAAGTTATGCTCCAAGGATGAAATTCCCGCTGGTGGAGGGCGGGAATTTACCGTGGCCGATCGAATCATCGCCGTTTTTGAACAAGGCGGTGAATATTTTGCTCTCGATGGAATCTGTCCGCACGCAGGCGGCCCATTGGGAGCAGGTCAGCTCACCGGTACCACAGTGACCTGCCCGTGGCATGGTTGGCAGTTCGACGTCACCAATGGCCAACACGGCCTGACGCCCAACATCTGTCAGGAAACATTCCCCGTTTCCATTGAAGGCGTTGATCTCTACATCGATCTTCCCCCCTGCGCATAA
- a CDS encoding peptidylprolyl isomerase: protein MSANRKAEVEKAVEDVDFSQNDYQVVLNTSKGKIVLDVYGDTAPGHAKNIIGLARIGFYDGVVFHRVIEGFMIQGGCPQGTGTGGPGYTIPAEFNSKSHEPGVLSMARTSDPDSAGSQFFLCVARVPHLDNQYTVFGKTADEESLKNVLEIGNVKTNAQDRPLDEVKIESAEVLVNPKAA, encoded by the coding sequence ATGAGTGCCAACCGCAAAGCCGAAGTAGAAAAGGCTGTTGAAGATGTTGACTTCAGCCAGAATGATTACCAGGTTGTCCTGAATACATCTAAAGGGAAGATCGTTCTCGATGTGTACGGCGACACTGCCCCCGGGCATGCGAAGAATATCATCGGACTGGCCCGCATCGGGTTCTACGATGGAGTCGTTTTCCACCGGGTGATTGAAGGATTTATGATTCAGGGCGGCTGCCCTCAGGGAACAGGAACGGGTGGACCCGGCTACACCATCCCCGCCGAATTCAACAGCAAATCTCATGAACCGGGCGTTCTCTCGATGGCTCGAACATCGGACCCCGACTCCGCCGGATCACAATTCTTTTTATGCGTTGCTCGCGTTCCTCATCTCGACAATCAGTACACCGTTTTCGGCAAAACTGCTGATGAAGAAAGCTTGAAGAACGTTCTCGAGATCGGCAATGTTAAAACGAATGCCCAGGACCGCCCACTCGACGAAGTGAAGATTGAGTCCGCCGAAGTTCTGGTAAACCCCAAGGCCGCCTAA